The nucleotide window ATAATACATAAACAGTTTGGTCCTTTACCAAAagtaattttctaaataaatttctgctccatttccataataaaaatgattgtaCCTTGGATGTGAAAATACTATCTATTAGTCAGGattactgcagtgtttttttttttttttattctcagacTTCATCCAACAAAATGTGATCTATAGGACCATTGCTGACATGGGCAAATTCATCGCTAAAAGCGGTAGGTCTCTTCCGTTTAATAAGTGCGCTTCTTACCAAACCTGGATGAAACAGTTGATTTTGATGCCTAAAATGTTTACTTGCATGGATTCTTAGGAGGGATCTTGTATGTCTTCTAGTACTCAAATAAATAAGTGGCAGGGCATGTAGTCTGTGTAAGCTCTTGTGCCTCTTTAGGGACCCTTTTCAGTCAGTGAAGCAGCTCTTTGATGTAGAACAGTGGCTCCCAGTTGGTGTGTGTGTACCGCAGCACAGATGAAGTGTTGAAACCAAGctggtgtgtttgtttttttctgggcaGTTATGTTCCTCTTAGTGGGATGAGATGAAATTAGAGGGAGTCCTGTGTCCAGAGAGCCCCATCAACTGATGAAATAAAGCCCAGTGCTGGGCTCTTGAGGCTTAGCTATGAAAGGACTTGCAACTACAGATGTTAAAACATTGATAAGCCAGAGGACTGTGCTGTAAGTGCAGCATTCTGACCTTATATGATGGGActtaaacagtaaaataattctCTAAAAGATCAATGTTATAATTTCCAGAATTTTGGTAGAGATTTTTAAGGTGTTCTTCATTTATTATACAGCTTTCTAATTAGCAATGCTTTTAattgtgtggttttattttcttctgcagaaagccTTCCTACTACTGAGATTTTGTGTCAAAATGTAACGTTCGCAGAGAATTATACATTCATTTGCAAAGATGAGAACATAGAGGGAATAAATGTCACAGTCTTCCTTGGACGTTTATGTGATGGAGGTATCACGATACttcttttacagattttttacttacttttaTAGAATataatagaatagttcagttggacAGGGCCTTCGAAGAGCATTTAGTCCAACTGCTTGActacttcagggctaaccaagagttaaagcatattaatgaggGCACCATACTGAAGACTGACGGGCATGGGGCAttaaccacctctctaggaagctgGTTCtggtgtttgaccaccctcacagtgaagaattttttcctaacatccagtctgaatctcccctggcacagctttgtgccattcccacgCATCCTGACATTGGCTACCGGAGAGATCCTTCTTTtgttcccctcctcaggaagttatagagagcaatgaggtcacctcttggcctccttttctccagggtagacaacactttttttttttccttcagcatgaAAATTCTTTAATAGACTGTCTTAATTAGTTATTCTGCTTAAAAAGAATTTCCTTTGgattctggaagaaaatttaTGGGTCTGATTTCTattaatttctattattttgaaTCTTATGTTACTAATGAAGGGTGGAAGTTTGCATCCTATATAGAGTTGAACAGAATACTTCTtgttaatttacttatttaaaagtaaagtcatttttttattttaccagaAATACTGACGCAGAGATTCACAGCCAAATTTGTAAGTTTGAACAGTAATAATGCAGAAGAACTGTCTGGGAATCCAGGTATtagttctttattttgcttcttaaattaatatttttttgtccttgaCTGACCATCATCAGTGGCCATATTTTATACCTCTTTCatactttgttttgttgctAGCCTCACTCTCCTATCTTCATTGTACTGTCAGTTGTAATAGTGGTGATTGGCTTTTAGGCTAAGCATTGATTATTTTAAGTGAGGCTACTGTAATGGAAAAGCGTTTACTGTAAGACTGTTGATatgtattattaaaacaatGTCAATGCTTGTAGATTCTTACAAAATGTTTGCAATTTCTCCTACATTTAGGTTATCAAGTTGGGAAACCAGTGAGAGCTGCAAATATGAATGCTTCTGATACTTCTGGCAGCCTAAACATTTTTCAGCCAGGTACTGTCTTGTGAGGTTGCAACTTCAACTTCTTTTGCtgctaaaatgctttttattttgtccgTATCTTACTTCAGAATCTCCTCTAagccaaattttgctttttctagaCTATTTCATAGCCTTCATTCAAACTTCATTGAGAAAGCCTGTATTAAATACCTGTGTTAGTGAGTACAATGTACTTTAGGTATCCAAACATATTGCAAAGGAGACAATTGCAATGGAATTTAGTATCAATATTTCCAGTTGAACGGACTTGAATCTATTTGAATTATGCTACTTAGTGTTTTGCATCCTAATACTTGATATTTTTGCACAAAATTGAAAGCTAGAGATGAAAAGGTAAATATGAGAAACCTCTAATAATATGTTTTTGATTTACAGCTGGGAGAGGTTTATGTACATCAGCAACCGATACACCAGTTTTGTTTGGATTAGATTCCTTCTCTGGATGCATACTAGAAGTTGGTATTAATGAAGACTGCACACTTTTAAGGTGAGCTACACAAGATGAATTGTTTTTCCCTGAATCCCTCTTGCTGCTCCTTATGTGATTTTCTACAAGTTTCTACTATCAACACTGATACgttctttttaaatgttctcGCATACATCTCAGCTTTCTGTGGTTGAGATCATAAAAATCTCTTGTGGTTGAGATTATAAAAATTGTTTCACTCAGATTTCCTGGTATTCAAGTGAGGATTACATTGAAGTGGGATACTTTGTTATTTTGTACCTTTAGCAGATAACTCAATACTTGAAGCTTGTTTTAACTAAATGATAGCATCTTTCTGAGGAAACTGTTGTTATGATATAATAATACTGTAACCCAGAGTGGTTTACACTATGGATTTACTTTTTGCTTAatatataatgtttttattttcagaggaaatgtaACTGAAAGATTGAATTCGTTAATACAAGCTACTCATGttggaaagaggagaaattCAAGTTACAGTGATGTAAATGACTGGGTGGAAATTATACGTAAGTGAGGTTTATGTTGTTATTCATAgtctaaatgtttaaaatatactCTTGTAGTACGATTAAATCATCTCAAAATAGAATCCAAATGTAAAGTCAAGTGCCTGAAGATACTGATCTGTGTCTggatccatccatccatccatgtATACGTtcgcgtgcacacacacacataactTCACATATGTATACTGCAGTAAGATGTTTACAACTGTCAGTCAGTAGATATAATAACTTGGTATTTTTAGTTCTCTGTGGATAAACTACTcctttatgtatatttatatagaaaaaatgtttttgctgtatTCCTGTGGGACAGTTAACAACGTTTCACTGGAATGTGATGATAATATAATTactgaaaagatattttctataatattttaatttaactcTGTTCTTCCACAGGTCTTGATCCATTTAATCCTAATACAAGTGTGAGCACTGGAAACTTGAAAGGCATTTGTCCAGATATTCCTGCAAATCTGAATATTCGCATAATTTTTGCAGATGTGGGTGCAGTACAAGGGATTCCCCGTCAAGAGATACTTGCTGTGCAGATTAGGTAGAACAGACCTGTGTCTCTGGCTATTtgataaatgtttcattttgagaCTCACTTATGTGTCATACTCAGATTAAATTTTACAAACATACACATTATTTCCAATTTTTACATGCCTTGTACTTGTATTTGGAACACAAATTCTTTTGAACCCAACCGGAGGCTGAAACTTAGGTTTGCATGtcttcttctgaaattaaaaaaaataaattaaaaaaaaaataaatggtgatCAGCAGGCAAGTGAAGAGCTGCTTCTTGAGAGCTGTggtaaatgttttcttctttcttgaaatGGAGGAGTTTCATattgcaaacactttttttttaagtcaatccaaatcaaataaatacattgtgTTCAATCTATCTCTTTTTCCAGCCTTTGTACATTCTCCCTCTGCACAGTGTTGAGAATCCATCAATCATCAACCTCCTTCAAAATAGTGTATAGTTTGTCCTTTTATGGTTATGTTTAGGCTCTGCATTTCCACTTTACAGCCCTTTAGTAATGTTATTCATGTTCTTACAGTTACTCGACTGTCATATGGCAATTCCAGTGTGGGCTTACCTGTGAAAACACTGTCAGCTTTCTTCCCATCACTGCTTCTGTTCAGTTCATCAAAGTGCCAGCTCAGCCACCGATTCCAATGACAAGGTAattcttgtatttaaaaaaacaacacacaaacttGTCATTTAGTTAAGCAGATGTAATGTAAAATGCATTGATCAAAAGGTTATTTTGGTTTGCTGGAGTACAGAGCATGAAGGACTGCTTCTAATATTTATTGAGTAACAGTTTTGTAGGTGAGGATCTCCCCAGAAGCATGCAGTGTGGGAAGGCCTGTAAAGTACTCTGCCAAGTTGTCATTTGGTTTTGGCAGAAAGCATCCGTGCCTTTTATTTGAGTGAGCAGAGATTGTTGTGTGAGGCTCCTAAACTATTGTCTGAAGATTTGCTCATcacaaaaagaaacacctgGCTAAAGATGGCAGATAGGGAATAAAAAGGGGCTTCTGTTTTGTTAGAGGAACTAGAAGCTTgcgtttttttttctttcctgtaaccTGGCCACTTTTCCAAccctttttttctatttgtccTAGTGTTCTGGTGGTATTGTAGGTAATAGACATGTTTTTTCAGGTTTCAGATTAATTATACAGAATTTGACTGCAATCGAAATGATGTTTGCTGGCCACAACTCTTTTATCCAGTGACACAGTTCTACACAGGTAAGAATAATAAGCAATGTGGAATGCCATGAACtggctgtatttttttgaaacataaCTAAGTGTGTggattttttctgaaataatagtTTGTAGTAGGAAATTGGGATTTCAAAAATGTGCTCCAAAAGTTGGGttacatttctttcttactAATGCATTAATTTCTTAGTTATGCTTGCAGAAAAGTAACTGCTAAGAGTGCTTTGCTGATTGAAATTTTGTGAGCATCTGTTCAACAGATTCTTTTTCATGCCTGTTTACAGTTGGGAGGGAGGTATGCTTTCTAGGGAAAACATTGCTTTATGATAGGgttctgtttctttgtcttGTGGTAATTGTGGCATTGTATTAGTGTGGGCTGTTGCCCATGAAGGGAGACTCTCATTTTGCCAGTACGTGCTGTTCTGTCTACCCACGGAAGCTGCAGCAAAATCTTGCCATGTTGGTAAGAGAGAGACCTTTGAAGTTTCGTTTGTGAACAACTGTGATGGATTATGTCTCGTGGGAGGCTGTATAGATTAAGTATCTGGCATTTCAGAGGGCATCAAAGGCACTTGGACTCTGTTCTGAAAGCTGCATGGACAGAAGCACGTGTCTATTACCTGTACTTCAGGGACTCAAGttctacaaaatacaaaattttataaacacaaaggatcttttttgttttatgctgttattttattcaggttatatatatacttaaatcTGTATCTGACAGTGGGTTGATGTCCAAACTGAAGCTTAGTTTGTGCTTatactttatctttttttttttttttttgcaggagaACCCTATTCCCAATGTCTCGCTAAGGGCCTGTCACTggcatttcttgttttccttgcagCAATTTTGAGTAACCCTTGGTTTTCTAAAGTATGGGATAACTTCTTGATTTAGAAACGTTGATGTAAAGAAAACcactttgtaaatattttaagtacatTTTGGTAAAATTTATGGACGGATATTGTATTTTGCAGACGTTTTATATGAACACTTAAAAGACGCATGAAACGAGTGCGCATAGGGTGCACAGAAACTGGttgtattaataaaaaaaataaagtggtaAATTAATTTTGGGTGCTAGAGCATTTGGTACAGCAAGAGTGCAGAGCTGACTttggcagcggggctgggggccatCAGTCTGGGTGAGCGTGTGGTGGGCCCCTGGGGCAGCAGACCCAAATAAACCTGGTGTGCGCCCCTTTCTGGAATAAGGAACTGAGTGTTGCTGCCTTAGAACAATAataaggctgttttttttttttttgggggggggggctgtaaTTTGATGTGGTGATCACCTGCTTGGAGCTGCCTATCCCCCACAACACCCTTCCTACAGCTTTTCTTGCGGTTATTAACCACTGTGCCACCCGCAGGTACATTCCCAGGGATTAGAGGATCCCCTTTACCCCTCCCAGccctttattttctcctttcccctccttccacGTGGACCCCCttggctcccccccccccccccccccgctccggCTCCGCCTTTCCCCGCTCGGCCCCCTCGGGGCCCTGCCCCCGGAAGcagccgggcagggccgggccgcgATGGCCGCGGCAGCGCGGGGCAGAGCCGGGCCCCGCTGagctctccccccccctcatTTTCCCCTCGGGTCCTTTCCCCCGGAGCCCGTTCCCGGTGCCGGGCCCCGCCATGGGCTCGCTGTTCCGCGGGGAGCCGCTGTGCCTGGCGCAGCTCTTCCTGCAGAGCGGCTCGGCCTACGAGTGCCTCAGCGAGGTGGGCGAGCGCGGCCTGGCCGAGTTCCGAGACGTGAGTAGCGGGCGCTGGAAACAgcccccggggacccccggcTGGGCGCCGGCTCcgtgtgggggggggaaaaagagggcGATGGAAAGGCCGCGGCCTTCCTGAGGCAGCGGGGAGGGCCCGAGCCCACCCCTCACAGGGGTATTGTAAGCTCTGGGGGTGGTGGAGCATCCTGCCGACAGGCTGTTATGCACCTGAAGCCGCCCTGATTTCGCTCTGTAGGTGCTTAGCCAAGAGGTGCAGCCACCCCACTGACAGACCGATGGAAACATTGCAGTTCTGTCAGCTCATTCCTTCACCATCGCACGCTGCTGCTctgtaaaatgcatttgctCCCAAAGCAGCAGTTCACCTTGAAGGAAAGCAAGTGCCTTGCTAATAGAAGATGGGTTGGGCAATAATTAACTTTGTTTCTGCATAGTCTCATTGTAATTATATGATCTTTGCTTGCTGACTGAGACTTTGGAATTTCTCTCAGGTATTCTTCATAAATGTAGGTTACAAAATCTTAGTAAGGAAAACTTACATAACAGCTAATTACCAAATAGAATGGGTAGAAGGATCCTGTAAGAATTATTACTTGAGTTTTGTGTTTAAACACCGGTTCAGGTAGTCCTGATTTTAAAGCCGAACGTGTAGCAAGAGACAATGCACGCTCATGGGAAAGTGTGGAAAAAGATCTGGTCAAAGTTCAACATTTCAAATAGATTTTATGGAAACGCAtagcaaaaaaatgtttatcgATAGGTTCATGTTTATTAATTTGAAGTCtttaaacagtaatttaaaatggTAGGAATGATATGGGGGTGGTTTCTCCAATAGACTTGAGTTAGTTTGTTATCAGTGTTTTTCGTTCTTCTTACTCAAATCATTCTGTTTTACTAAAACCTTGCTATTTGaagacttctgcatttttttaaaatagcttccTAGCTGAAAAGCAATTTGTAGAAAGAGAAGGCTTGTAGAAAGTATAAAGTTTTGCATACATGATACATGCAAAACCGGCTCCATGGAGTCAGAgaaacagctgtattttttaggggtgtttttttgtttcatcaCCTAATAAGCATTTTATCCTTCTTCAGCTCAACCCAAATGTAAgtgtatttcagagaaaatttgtgaatgaagtaaagaaatgtgaagaaatggaaagaatacTTGGTGAGCTTTATTTTCATACCTATTTTCATCTCATCTGGGGCTTTATTAAAGTTCATTTTGCCAGAGGATCTATAGTGGAGGTTTCAGCTagaagttttcttgtttttcctagtGTTGCACTATTCTAATGTTTTGGAatcttttatacatttttcctatctgtgaagaaataaaatgcatgcacTCAAGTACGTAGAGTGTCTGCAGCTCTtcacagctggagctggcttgTTTGACTGCAATGCTGAATTGGGTCAGAACATACAAGTATGTTCCTTAATCTGCATTTATACGCTGTGTCAGCTTTGAGTGTATCACAGGtttgtttaggttggaagggacctcttgaGATCACCTAGTCCCACCTTCTGCTCTAGCAGAGTAAGCTAGAGCCCATTGTCCAGGGCTGTGCTCAGTGAGGTTTCCAATACATGTACAGGTAGAGACTCTACAGCCTCAGGGCTGcttggaaaatggaaatgttactCTAGATGTTCCCttgacttaaaagaaaaaacaaatttctcatGTAATGCAACTTAGTGCTGTTGAACTTCCAAGCACtctccaaaacattttaagttaCTAATAATTGTTTTCACATGATAGTCAAGGAATAGAGAAAGAACATGAAGAGCATTACAGCCAGGATGCTGATTACTTCAACATACCCAGAGGAAAAGCTGCTGTTGAAAGATTCTTTTATTGGAATCTCTTATTAGAGCCACGTGCTGGTCATGCCAAATATCCCAGTAGCTATCGTGGCAATCTCACTGCCCAGCATGAGCTGCAGGCGTTGTCAGGGTTTCTTAAGCTTCCTTGTTTGAACACCTTTTATTCCAAACATGGGATGTTGAGCAGGGCATCAGTTTTTGGCAGATGGCATTAGGAGCAGAAAGTAGTGTATTATGAAGAGTCAAAAGCTTCTTAAAAAGTGCTTGTGCTTGGAAAGTTTTGGTCTGTGGTCCCTGAAGATAGTTTACTTCTGCAAATGCCCAAGGGAGCAATGCTCTCTGTTCTGTATTGCTAGCACTTCGTAAGTCGCTCTTTTTCTCCATGGAGCACTAATCTTTATCCTTCCTTTGTGTTCTTCTTGAAGACTCTTTGTGTATTGttgccaaaataaattaataaaataagtagGGCCTGATGCTGCAGTGTGATCAGTGCCCTCAATAACAGCTGAAGATCAACTGTGcagttttcagtttcatttctgatttgtttttttttctccagggtATTTAgtacaagaaattaaaaaggcGGATATTCCTCTTCCTGAAGGAGATGTTGCTCCTCCTGCGCCCTTGctgaaacacattttagaaatccaggtaattttttttagaaatccaggtaattttttttacaCTCCAGATGCCCGAACTGTTCtcagtttaaaatataaattaaaataaaataaataaacaaaaataaatatataaaaacacagataaacaaatttttaaagtaataaaaaaataaataaacatccATGTTTTCCAGGGTGTGTGGGAATTTTATATGCCCAACACTCTGTTTTCCCATGTTGGTTGTGTAATGAAACACGGTGCTCTTTCCTGTGAGTGCTTACAATTTTGAATAGCATTCTGTTCTGCTCTAATTCTATTGGTAGAATAGGTAGCTGACTCATTCCAAGTTCTAATTCCAAGTCTGCCTTACTTAGCTCAAACACAGATTAGAGTCGTAACAACAGACTTAATGGATGCTAGTGGAGGATCAAGTATACTTGATACAAAGCGATCTTTGGcaggctgaggaagaaaatctaTGGAGCTTAAGTTAACTAAGAAATTGAGAAGCTCCTATTTTTAAGCCAAATTAACTTGCTTAAAATTCATCCTCCCCTGGTTTCCGAAATGGTGTAACTGATTCTGTATCACTTTTATTTCATGTAACAGGAACAGCTGCAGAAACTGGAAACAGAATTGAgggaagtaaataaaaacaaagaaaagctgaggaaaaatcTGCTTGAACTGACAGAATACACGTGCATGTTGGATGTCACACAAACGTTTGTCAGGAGAACAGCAGAGGTACTACTTGTGGTGGTTGACTGTAATTGTGTGTCATGTGATGGTTCTGTTGCGTGCTGTTAGTGCTTGTAGTTAAGTGCATGACTTCCTGTTGGGTTTTACACCACCGTACattatttgtt belongs to Aythya fuligula isolate bAytFul2 chromosome 17, bAytFul2.pri, whole genome shotgun sequence and includes:
- the TCTN2 gene encoding tectonic-2 isoform X1 — translated: MAVAGLGALLLLLMAAAAPRAGQPVFQPSFIHMSGLRVNSFFHGNSSGVNFYIILNPIDEETGKLQVSNCSGSKTAGDWNLSVTPGMDTSKVIIDLTRNLQLCLPNATDCCTAPLCVLETLQVLACHDSVVLAHLLIQAEIYANSSFTGNVSEDASVIPNQAFQPLGPCPCDLTDGACDVRCCCDRECTPDLKQLFNESCFTGVFGGDVNPPFNQLCSTKTDEYTPDWFPFLCVQSSLNNTPFLGYFYHGSICRSTPRVPSFKIPLQTPHAKVFTGYSQGDPIMTEENEYFTIPQQSMAGQCVGNAPVAYLHDIDVKCLTDLTSYKEGLPHDVRINSGTGDFIQQNVIYRTIADMGKFIAKSESLPTTEILCQNVTFAENYTFICKDENIEGINVTVFLGRLCDGEILTQRFTAKFVSLNSNNAEELSGNPGYQVGKPVRAANMNASDTSGSLNIFQPAGRGLCTSATDTPVLFGLDSFSGCILEVGINEDCTLLRGNVTERLNSLIQATHVGKRRNSSYSDVNDWVEIIRLDPFNPNTSVSTGNLKGICPDIPANLNIRIIFADVGAVQGIPRQEILAVQISYSTVIWQFQCGLTCENTVSFLPITASVQFIKVPAQPPIPMTRFQINYTEFDCNRNDVCWPQLFYPVTQFYTGEPYSQCLAKGLSLAFLVFLAAILSNPWFSKVWDNFLI
- the TCTN2 gene encoding tectonic-2 isoform X2, with the protein product MEGCKKPKLFQPSFIHMSGLRVNSFFHGNSSGVNFYIILNPIDEETGKLQVSNCSGSKTAGDWNLSVTPGMDTSKVIIDLTRNLQLCLPNATDCCTAPLCVLETLQVLACHDSVVLAHLLIQAEIYANSSFTGNVSEDASVIPNQAFQPLGPCPCDLTDGACDVRCCCDRECTPDLKQLFNESCFTGVFGGDVNPPFNQLCSTKTDEYTPDWFPFLCVQSSLNNTPFLGYFYHGSICRSTPRVPSFKIPLQTPHAKVFTGYSQGDPIMTEENEYFTIPQQSMAGQCVGNAPVAYLHDIDVKCLTDLTSYKEGLPHDVRINSGTGDFIQQNVIYRTIADMGKFIAKSESLPTTEILCQNVTFAENYTFICKDENIEGINVTVFLGRLCDGEILTQRFTAKFVSLNSNNAEELSGNPGYQVGKPVRAANMNASDTSGSLNIFQPAGRGLCTSATDTPVLFGLDSFSGCILEVGINEDCTLLRGNVTERLNSLIQATHVGKRRNSSYSDVNDWVEIIRLDPFNPNTSVSTGNLKGICPDIPANLNIRIIFADVGAVQGIPRQEILAVQISYSTVIWQFQCGLTCENTVSFLPITASVQFIKVPAQPPIPMTRFQINYTEFDCNRNDVCWPQLFYPVTQFYTGEPYSQCLAKGLSLAFLVFLAAILSNPWFSKVWDNFLI
- the TCTN2 gene encoding tectonic-2 isoform X3, giving the protein MKRQDTSKVIIDLTRNLQLCLPNATDCCTAPLCVLETLQVLACHDSVVLAHLLIQAEIYANSSFTGNVSEDASVIPNQAFQPLGPCPCDLTDGACDVRCCCDRECTPDLKQLFNESCFTGVFGGDVNPPFNQLCSTKTDEYTPDWFPFLCVQSSLNNTPFLGYFYHGSICRSTPRVPSFKIPLQTPHAKVFTGYSQGDPIMTEENEYFTIPQQSMAGQCVGNAPVAYLHDIDVKCLTDLTSYKEGLPHDVRINSGTGDFIQQNVIYRTIADMGKFIAKSESLPTTEILCQNVTFAENYTFICKDENIEGINVTVFLGRLCDGEILTQRFTAKFVSLNSNNAEELSGNPGYQVGKPVRAANMNASDTSGSLNIFQPAGRGLCTSATDTPVLFGLDSFSGCILEVGINEDCTLLRGNVTERLNSLIQATHVGKRRNSSYSDVNDWVEIIRLDPFNPNTSVSTGNLKGICPDIPANLNIRIIFADVGAVQGIPRQEILAVQISYSTVIWQFQCGLTCENTVSFLPITASVQFIKVPAQPPIPMTRFQINYTEFDCNRNDVCWPQLFYPVTQFYTGEPYSQCLAKGLSLAFLVFLAAILSNPWFSKVWDNFLI